TTATGCGCTTGACCAAATCTATCATACGTATTTCGAAAATAGTAAATTATAAAAATGATGAATGTATTGATCAATAAGGAGGTTGCCACACATATCCGCAGCTGGCGCTTTATCGTGCTGATCCTGCTGATTGTACTGACATTTGGCGCATCCCTGTATGTTTCATCTTCAGGACTTAAAGAAGCTGTCGGTAATATGAAAGATCCCGACCAGTCATTCCTTTACCTCAAGCTGCTTACAACGACGGATAACTCGATCCCTCCATTCCATGTATTTCTGAATTTTTTGGCTCCCTTATTGGGTATAGCCCTGGGCTTTGACGCCATTAACTCCGAGTATAACAGTGGAACTTTAACACGACTTGTGGCACAGCCCATCTACCGCGACAGCCTTTTAATTTCCAAGTTTTTTGCTCCGCTGATTGTTGTGAGCACCTTGTTTACCGCACTCGTCTTGCTCATGATCGGGGGAGGATTAATCGGCACAGGTGTGCGGATAGAACCACAGGAACTCCTGCGCATCTTAGGATTCACCCTGATCAGCATACTATATGTTGCCTTTTGGCTCAGTCTGTCGATATTGCTTTCCATTCGTTTTAGGCAGCCAGCAACTTCAGCGTTGACAGCCATCGGCATCTGGCTGTTTTTTACGGTATTTTTTCCGATTTTGGTCAACTTGGCCATACGCCCATTTTTACCCAATCCCAATTACATTTCAGAGCAGGAATACCTGAGTTACAACGAACTCATCCTTAACCTGCTCCGCCTATCGCCCAGCCAGCTTTACACCGATGCCACTACGACCTTATTGATGCCATCGGTACGCAGCCTCGGCCCCATTGCCATGGAACAGATGGTTGGCGCCATTCCGGCACCACTTTCCTTTCGCGAAAGTTTCCTGATGGTATGGCCGCAGATCAGTGGGCTTACAGCAGCCATGATGATCTGCTTTGCTTGGTCCTATTTCATCTTTATGCGAAGAGAAATTCGGAACTAGGAAAGTTAATAATCGATTAAATATGTTTAAAAGCAGGATCTAGGCAGGTCAAATCGTCGTGCAATAGATTACAAAAATTAAAGGTTGCCTGGAGGAGCTCCAGCAACCTTTATGCATTTAAGCTGCTCCCCTGCGCAGAGGATCCGCCATAAATAATGATCTGCTATAGACTGTTCGAATTTATGTATCGCTTGTGCTTTTTAATGCCCATGCTACCAGCACCGGCTGAAAAAATAAGCGTGCCAGGCGTTTACCGTCCGTATCCAAACCAAATCCATCACGGCGATCGGTATATTGCGCAATATTTCCAGGAAATACAGCCGTAAAAAAAGCAGCAGCAATTTTTCCAACCTTCGACCGCTGTTTAGCAGGCGCCAGTATGAGTGCTGCCCCCAGGGCAATTTCAGCGTAACCAGAATATACAACGGTGTCGTCTTTGGAGATCGGCACCCAATCTGGCACTTGAGCCCGAAATTCTTTACGAGAAAATGTCAGGTGTCCAATTCCCGCCACAACTAAAAATGCACCTAAACCATACCGTGCAATTTTCTGCATTTGCGATTTATCCTTCATCTTTTAAATTTTTATAGAGTACAGCTATCTTAATGGAATTGTTTTTCCATGCTGAAAAAAGAAGTATTCAGTCGAAGAAAAAAGCGGACTATCCGTTATAAGGAAATCCGCTTTAATAGATAGACATAGGGAAATCTGCCACATTGGGCAGCGTCTCCTATAGACCGAATCGATGTCAAGCAATAAACACTTCCCGTTACTCAATCGTTTTCAAAGAAATAAATTAAATGCAGTCGGCACCTCTTTAAAACCAAAAACAGCCTATCTGTATAGGAATACAAATCGATCATCATCTTAACACCTAAACTCTTACCGCTAATGGAAGGGTTTAAATAAGTTCATCGTAATTCCTATTGATGTCAATTCATTACTGGATCACACCACCCAGTGTTGGGTCTACCCCTACCCTAGCATTACTTAGGCCGTTTTTAAATGCATCTATCGCATCCTGTCCGTTGGTAAAGCGCCAGTCTGTTTCCTTGTTGATATTAAACCATACAAAACTTTTTATTTTTGGAAACTGCGTTTCCAGCTGGACAAACATATCGTTGATCCATGCGGCTTTATCACCGCCTGTCGATGAGCAGCCCATTTCAGCAATAAAAATAGGTTTGTTGGGGAAAGCAGTAGTTAGCTTGTTATAAAGTGGACCAAAAACCTGTGCAAAGGACTGCCAGGTAGACCAGCTCTGAGAGGTCCCAAAATTGTATCCGTCCATACCGATCAAATCCACATAGTCATCACCCGGATAGTAGGATTCTACCGATTGCGGATTTTTATTGCCATTGGCATTATTAGGTGCCCAGGCCCAACGTGCATTTGTACCGCCTGCCGCACGCACCTTATCGTGCACATAGCGAAAGGCTTTGATATAAGTAGCTACGGGTACCACTTGATCATTCTGCATGCTCCAGGGATACCAGTCCCCATTAAATTCGTGCGCAAATCGCAGTACGACCGGCTTACCAAATTTGGCCAATGCTTCCCCATAGCGTTTGATGTCGTTATCGTATTTTCCGGACATCAATTCATCGAGGCCCATCATGGGTTCCCAGGTTACGTGTGGTACATAGCCCGCTGCGGAAGCTTCCTGGCAAAATGCCGAAGGAAACTCGCGACTACCATCCGCAGTCCAGCCATTAAACATCATGGCCATACTCGGGTTCTTACCAAAGCCGTTGTAGAAAGACATCGGCGTCCCCGAATCATCAAAGAATCCCCAGTAAAGCAAGCTAGCATCAGCTTTTTGATTGACTTCGAGCGCAACAACACTCGATTTACCACCAAAAGTTAGAGCAAAAGATGCTGTCCCCGCCTGTGCCGGGACACCACTTATTTTATATAGCAATGAGCCATATCCTTTTTCCAAACGCCCCTGCTGCAAGGTCGCTGTCAAGCCCAAGACACCGGTTGAGGCGATGGACGCTCCATTTTCAAAGGCTGCTCCATTACCACCAGCATACGGAAGATACACCTCTGCCTCGTACGTAGTTCCTGCAACGGCAGCTTTTGACACTTGCATAAATGCCGCATCCAGCGATTGAATCTCAGCAGATCCGTTAATAATTTCGGCATTGTTTTTTGAGCAGCAGCACAAGTAAAAACAAAGTGTTAAGAGCAATAAATAAGATTTTTTAGCCATCATTATGATATCAGTTTTATGCGTTAATTTTTATTTTACAAATAGAATGTCATCAAAATAGATTGTTTCATCCTGCGGAACATTCCAGTTATTCAATCGCCATCCGAATTTTCGGAAGGTCGTTCCTTTACTCCACATCGGTTTAGCGGCACCTTTGCCGATTGGAATTTTATAATAGGTCCACTCTTTTGTGACGATAATCCCCACTCCGGCAAAATCATTTCCATAGCCATCCGGCATTCCGTCGCCCATTAAAGCCATTTGTATCCCTTCATTCCCAGCACCGGAAGTCGTTCCTTTCGCCCAGAACGTAATGTAGTTATAACCTTTATCTTCAAAACCAACCGTATTGACCAGTCCGCCGGGCGAGTAATTATTTGCTGCATATTTAATTGCCAACGAAGAGGTTCCCCGTTTAAAGACGCTGGTGGATATTGATTGACTAGATCCGTAATCGTCGCCATCTTTATTGGCTCCGATATTGGCACCATAAGTATCTGTAAACACCTGCAGGGCAAGATTTAAATTGACCAATTCAAATGCACTCTTTGTTGTTCCAAATGGTGTCACTAAATCGATCGTTGAGCGCGGGATGCCACCCATCTCAGGCACTTTCACCTGTAGACTATTTGCAGACTGTGCAAGGATAGGAATTGCCGTTTCGCTGTTGGAAAACTTCAAAGCGGTCACTTTGTCGAGATTCTGTCCAGCGATGGTGATGGTAGCGCCCGGCGTTACATTGATC
The genomic region above belongs to Sphingobacterium zeae and contains:
- a CDS encoding ABC transporter permease translates to MMNVLINKEVATHIRSWRFIVLILLIVLTFGASLYVSSSGLKEAVGNMKDPDQSFLYLKLLTTTDNSIPPFHVFLNFLAPLLGIALGFDAINSEYNSGTLTRLVAQPIYRDSLLISKFFAPLIVVSTLFTALVLLMIGGGLIGTGVRIEPQELLRILGFTLISILYVAFWLSLSILLSIRFRQPATSALTAIGIWLFFTVFFPILVNLAIRPFLPNPNYISEQEYLSYNELILNLLRLSPSQLYTDATTTLLMPSVRSLGPIAMEQMVGAIPAPLSFRESFLMVWPQISGLTAAMMICFAWSYFIFMRREIRN
- a CDS encoding DoxX family protein, with the translated sequence MKDKSQMQKIARYGLGAFLVVAGIGHLTFSRKEFRAQVPDWVPISKDDTVVYSGYAEIALGAALILAPAKQRSKVGKIAAAFFTAVFPGNIAQYTDRRDGFGLDTDGKRLARLFFQPVLVAWALKSTSDT
- a CDS encoding glycoside hydrolase family 26 protein, which translates into the protein MMAKKSYLLLLTLCFYLCCCSKNNAEIINGSAEIQSLDAAFMQVSKAAVAGTTYEAEVYLPYAGGNGAAFENGASIASTGVLGLTATLQQGRLEKGYGSLLYKISGVPAQAGTASFALTFGGKSSVVALEVNQKADASLLYWGFFDDSGTPMSFYNGFGKNPSMAMMFNGWTADGSREFPSAFCQEASAAGYVPHVTWEPMMGLDELMSGKYDNDIKRYGEALAKFGKPVVLRFAHEFNGDWYPWSMQNDQVVPVATYIKAFRYVHDKVRAAGGTNARWAWAPNNANGNKNPQSVESYYPGDDYVDLIGMDGYNFGTSQSWSTWQSFAQVFGPLYNKLTTAFPNKPIFIAEMGCSSTGGDKAAWINDMFVQLETQFPKIKSFVWFNINKETDWRFTNGQDAIDAFKNGLSNARVGVDPTLGGVIQ
- a CDS encoding DUF1735 domain-containing protein, with protein sequence MNLLNYKNNMYRIFSVWAMALTLAACQKDDSAKEYGDSLIYMPQSVNFSMGSNAIYPVPGSSNGISPTGMNYTVDEQSNKTKILLGASVSGTAKGAFSVDVKANTDTVEQLLKQGTLGADYKALPTKNYRLPNRLDVPENGSATFYLEVDNSVITDPDNFGKHLVVAVQIANPSRYTLDQKRATTVVDINIAGLFPSANTTSEINVTPGATITIAGQNLDKVTALKFSNSETAIPILAQSANSLQVKVPEMGGIPRSTIDLVTPFGTTKSAFELVNLNLALQVFTDTYGANIGANKDGDDYGSSQSISTSVFKRGTSSLAIKYAANNYSPGGLVNTVGFEDKGYNYITFWAKGTTSGAGNEGIQMALMGDGMPDGYGNDFAGVGIIVTKEWTYYKIPIGKGAAKPMWSKGTTFRKFGWRLNNWNVPQDETIYFDDILFVK